One window of Quercus robur chromosome 5, dhQueRobu3.1, whole genome shotgun sequence genomic DNA carries:
- the LOC126726910 gene encoding uncharacterized protein LOC126726910 isoform X3 encodes MAGRKTCFPDHMVPRKLKVQNSDIVWSGVAWICAKQLKHYPAFDRNGTTIAVHSFVFIMGEEGQYLGYLEDIYEDKKGLKKVKVRWFLHNKEVEDLIPQLNPHPREVFITPHVQVISAECIDGPATVLTPKHYEKFVSAVAPTSPGIHMCFRQFRNNKIKPFTLPKLCGYSNQAILSSLDCSLVPKQKLKRHKLHVEDEEEFAHDDSVRVGSKRNRSHKEHQGPVTGSSGVRNSLPRNQLTKCEPNYPKLKLRFSRKMMGIKIVEPQVQCPVSFKVDEKIELLCQDSGIRGCWFRCKILQASEKRLKVHYNDVQDADESGNLEEWVLASRVAAPDKLGMRCSGRLTIRPRPPEDFTDCTLEVGAAVDAWWSDGWWEGVITGFDTSGNDAVHVYFPGEDKFLKLKRTNLRTSRDWVGNRWVDIKPKPDILSYLSENVSPSLKLSMCSTSAEASECGGSALLEPKVFTTPKLEAVEEDKQASPNLAIHNDLLEKMKGVNFSKQSCSDDEDEDGDNNNNGDLDSANQRCD; translated from the exons ATGGCTGGGCGTAAAACATGCTTTCCCGATCATATG GTTCCAAGgaaactgaaagttcaaaattCAGACATTGTATGGTCTGGTGTTGCTTGGATCTGTGCCAAACAGCTAAAGCACTACCCAGCTTTTGACAGGAATGGCACCACCATAGCT GTTCATTCATTTGTATTTATTATGGGTGAAGAAGGACAATATCTTGGTTACTTGGAAGATATTTATGAAGACAAGAAAGGACTCAAAAAGGTGAAAGTGCGGTGGTTTCTCCATAATAAGGAAGTTGAAGATTTAATCCCTCAACTTAATCCACATCCAAGAGAAGTTTTCATCACACCTCATGTTCAGGTGATCAGTGCTGAGTGTATTGATGGCCCTGCAACGGTGTTGACTCCTAAGCATTATGAAAAATTTGTGTCTGCTGTTGCACCTACTTCTCCTGGAATCCACATGTGTTTTAGGCAGTTCAGGAACAATAAGATCAAGCCCTTCACTCTTCCTAAATTGTGCGGGTATTCTAATCAAGCAATCCTCTCTTCCTTAGATTGTTCTCTTGTGCCCAAGCAAAAACTTAAGCGCCATAAATTGCATGTGGAAGATGAGGAAGAGTTTGCACATGATGATTCCGTAAGGGTGGGTTCTAAGAGGAACAGAAGTCACAAGGAGCATCAAGGACCtgtaactggttcttctggtgTCAGAAATTCACTCCCTAGGAATCAATTAACGAAGTGtgaaccaaattatccaaagttgaaattaagattttcaagGAAAATGATGGGAATAAAGATCGTTGAACCCCAGGTCCAGTGTCCTGTTTCTTTTAAGGTTGATGAGAAGATAGAACTGCTCTGTCAAGATAGTGGCATTCGAGGCTGCTGGTTTAGGTGTAAGATCTTGCAGGCATCTGAGAAGCGTCTGAAAGTTCATTACAATGATGTCCAGGATGCAGATGAAAGTGGCAATCTAGAG GAATGGGTCCTTGCATCTAGAGTTGCAGCTCCTGATAAATTGGGCATGAGATGCTCAGGCCGCTTGACAATTCGGCCAAGGCCTCCTGAGGATTTTACGGACTGTACGTTGGAGGTTGGCGCAGCAGTTGATGCATGGTGGAGTGATGGCTGGTGGGAAGGTGTTATAACTGGATTTGACACATCTGGAAATGATGCTGTGCATGTTTACTTCCCTG GCGAAGACAAGTTTCTTAAGCTCAAGAGAACGAATCTTCGAACTTCCAGAGATTGGGTAGGGAACAGATGGGTtgatataaaaccgaagcctgaCATACTCAGCTATTTATCTGAAAATGTCAGTCCTAGCTTGAAGCTCTCGATGTGTTCTACTTCAGCTGAAGCATCTGAGTGTGGTGGCTCTGCATTGTTGGAGCCCAAAGTTTTCACAACtcccaaacttgaagcagttgaaGAAGACAAGCAAGCATCACCCAATTTAGCCATACACAATGACCTCCTGGAAAAAATGAAGGGGGTCAATTTCAGTAAGCAATCTTGTAGCGATGATGAGGATGAAGATGGTGACAATAACAATAATGGTGATCTTGATTCTGCCAACCAGAGATGTGATTAG
- the LOC126726910 gene encoding uncharacterized protein LOC126726910 isoform X1: protein MDVNDPSFVSWEEHIIRHERGNRVTHFYLKGVSGDVVLAVIGTERSVRHMTYVVSDDFIQFYDLERSVNVCRKWRARREVVEWLDSLVSRHRVPYSDISKSKHAKGFKLARLDLGLNQGPLYLSTCQKYTPTDSRQALGSLEVSMAGRKTCFPDHMVPRKLKVQNSDIVWSGVAWICAKQLKHYPAFDRNGTTIAVHSFVFIMGEEGQYLGYLEDIYEDKKGLKKVKVRWFLHNKEVEDLIPQLNPHPREVFITPHVQVISAECIDGPATVLTPKHYEKFVSAVAPTSPGIHMCFRQFRNNKIKPFTLPKLCGYSNQAILSSLDCSLVPKQKLKRHKLHVEDEEEFAHDDSVRVGSKRNRSHKEHQGPVTGSSGVRNSLPRNQLTKCEPNYPKLKLRFSRKMMGIKIVEPQVQCPVSFKVDEKIELLCQDSGIRGCWFRCKILQASEKRLKVHYNDVQDADESGNLEEWVLASRVAAPDKLGMRCSGRLTIRPRPPEDFTDCTLEVGAAVDAWWSDGWWEGVITGFDTSGNDAVHVYFPGEDKFLKLKRTNLRTSRDWVGNRWVDIKPKPDILSYLSENVSPSLKLSMCSTSAEASECGGSALLEPKVFTTPKLEAVEEDKQASPNLAIHNDLLEKMKGVNFSKQSCSDDEDEDGDNNNNGDLDSANQRCD from the exons ATGGATGTGAATGATCCTAGTTTTGTGTCTTGGGAGGAGCACATTATAAGGCATGAGCGTGGTAACCGTGTTactcatttttatttaaaggGTGTATCTGGGGATGTAGTTCTTGCTGTTATAGGAACTGAGAGGAGTGTAAGACACATGACCTATGTTGTCTCAGatgattttattcaattttacgACCTCGAGAGATCTGTCAATGTGTGCAGAAAGTGGCGGGCGAGAAGAGAAGTGGTAGAGTGGCTTGACTCCTTGGTCTCAAGGCATCGTGTGCCATATTCGGATATATCAA AATCAAAACATGCTAAGGGATTCAAATTGGCCAGGTTGGATCTTGGGTTGAACCAGGGGCCCCTTTACCTTTCCACTTGCCAGAAAT ATACACCAACAGACTCAAGGCAAGCTTTAGGATCTCTTGAAGTATCAATGGCTGGGCGTAAAACATGCTTTCCCGATCATATG GTTCCAAGgaaactgaaagttcaaaattCAGACATTGTATGGTCTGGTGTTGCTTGGATCTGTGCCAAACAGCTAAAGCACTACCCAGCTTTTGACAGGAATGGCACCACCATAGCT GTTCATTCATTTGTATTTATTATGGGTGAAGAAGGACAATATCTTGGTTACTTGGAAGATATTTATGAAGACAAGAAAGGACTCAAAAAGGTGAAAGTGCGGTGGTTTCTCCATAATAAGGAAGTTGAAGATTTAATCCCTCAACTTAATCCACATCCAAGAGAAGTTTTCATCACACCTCATGTTCAGGTGATCAGTGCTGAGTGTATTGATGGCCCTGCAACGGTGTTGACTCCTAAGCATTATGAAAAATTTGTGTCTGCTGTTGCACCTACTTCTCCTGGAATCCACATGTGTTTTAGGCAGTTCAGGAACAATAAGATCAAGCCCTTCACTCTTCCTAAATTGTGCGGGTATTCTAATCAAGCAATCCTCTCTTCCTTAGATTGTTCTCTTGTGCCCAAGCAAAAACTTAAGCGCCATAAATTGCATGTGGAAGATGAGGAAGAGTTTGCACATGATGATTCCGTAAGGGTGGGTTCTAAGAGGAACAGAAGTCACAAGGAGCATCAAGGACCtgtaactggttcttctggtgTCAGAAATTCACTCCCTAGGAATCAATTAACGAAGTGtgaaccaaattatccaaagttgaaattaagattttcaagGAAAATGATGGGAATAAAGATCGTTGAACCCCAGGTCCAGTGTCCTGTTTCTTTTAAGGTTGATGAGAAGATAGAACTGCTCTGTCAAGATAGTGGCATTCGAGGCTGCTGGTTTAGGTGTAAGATCTTGCAGGCATCTGAGAAGCGTCTGAAAGTTCATTACAATGATGTCCAGGATGCAGATGAAAGTGGCAATCTAGAG GAATGGGTCCTTGCATCTAGAGTTGCAGCTCCTGATAAATTGGGCATGAGATGCTCAGGCCGCTTGACAATTCGGCCAAGGCCTCCTGAGGATTTTACGGACTGTACGTTGGAGGTTGGCGCAGCAGTTGATGCATGGTGGAGTGATGGCTGGTGGGAAGGTGTTATAACTGGATTTGACACATCTGGAAATGATGCTGTGCATGTTTACTTCCCTG GCGAAGACAAGTTTCTTAAGCTCAAGAGAACGAATCTTCGAACTTCCAGAGATTGGGTAGGGAACAGATGGGTtgatataaaaccgaagcctgaCATACTCAGCTATTTATCTGAAAATGTCAGTCCTAGCTTGAAGCTCTCGATGTGTTCTACTTCAGCTGAAGCATCTGAGTGTGGTGGCTCTGCATTGTTGGAGCCCAAAGTTTTCACAACtcccaaacttgaagcagttgaaGAAGACAAGCAAGCATCACCCAATTTAGCCATACACAATGACCTCCTGGAAAAAATGAAGGGGGTCAATTTCAGTAAGCAATCTTGTAGCGATGATGAGGATGAAGATGGTGACAATAACAATAATGGTGATCTTGATTCTGCCAACCAGAGATGTGATTAG
- the LOC126726910 gene encoding uncharacterized protein LOC126726910 isoform X2, translating to MDVNDPSFVSWEEHIIRHERGNRVTHFYLKGVSGDVVLAVIGTERSVRHMTYVVSDDFIQFYDLERSVNVCRKWRARREVVEWLDSLVSRHRVPYSDISNTPTDSRQALGSLEVSMAGRKTCFPDHMVPRKLKVQNSDIVWSGVAWICAKQLKHYPAFDRNGTTIAVHSFVFIMGEEGQYLGYLEDIYEDKKGLKKVKVRWFLHNKEVEDLIPQLNPHPREVFITPHVQVISAECIDGPATVLTPKHYEKFVSAVAPTSPGIHMCFRQFRNNKIKPFTLPKLCGYSNQAILSSLDCSLVPKQKLKRHKLHVEDEEEFAHDDSVRVGSKRNRSHKEHQGPVTGSSGVRNSLPRNQLTKCEPNYPKLKLRFSRKMMGIKIVEPQVQCPVSFKVDEKIELLCQDSGIRGCWFRCKILQASEKRLKVHYNDVQDADESGNLEEWVLASRVAAPDKLGMRCSGRLTIRPRPPEDFTDCTLEVGAAVDAWWSDGWWEGVITGFDTSGNDAVHVYFPGEDKFLKLKRTNLRTSRDWVGNRWVDIKPKPDILSYLSENVSPSLKLSMCSTSAEASECGGSALLEPKVFTTPKLEAVEEDKQASPNLAIHNDLLEKMKGVNFSKQSCSDDEDEDGDNNNNGDLDSANQRCD from the exons ATGGATGTGAATGATCCTAGTTTTGTGTCTTGGGAGGAGCACATTATAAGGCATGAGCGTGGTAACCGTGTTactcatttttatttaaaggGTGTATCTGGGGATGTAGTTCTTGCTGTTATAGGAACTGAGAGGAGTGTAAGACACATGACCTATGTTGTCTCAGatgattttattcaattttacgACCTCGAGAGATCTGTCAATGTGTGCAGAAAGTGGCGGGCGAGAAGAGAAGTGGTAGAGTGGCTTGACTCCTTGGTCTCAAGGCATCGTGTGCCATATTCGGATATATCAA ATACACCAACAGACTCAAGGCAAGCTTTAGGATCTCTTGAAGTATCAATGGCTGGGCGTAAAACATGCTTTCCCGATCATATG GTTCCAAGgaaactgaaagttcaaaattCAGACATTGTATGGTCTGGTGTTGCTTGGATCTGTGCCAAACAGCTAAAGCACTACCCAGCTTTTGACAGGAATGGCACCACCATAGCT GTTCATTCATTTGTATTTATTATGGGTGAAGAAGGACAATATCTTGGTTACTTGGAAGATATTTATGAAGACAAGAAAGGACTCAAAAAGGTGAAAGTGCGGTGGTTTCTCCATAATAAGGAAGTTGAAGATTTAATCCCTCAACTTAATCCACATCCAAGAGAAGTTTTCATCACACCTCATGTTCAGGTGATCAGTGCTGAGTGTATTGATGGCCCTGCAACGGTGTTGACTCCTAAGCATTATGAAAAATTTGTGTCTGCTGTTGCACCTACTTCTCCTGGAATCCACATGTGTTTTAGGCAGTTCAGGAACAATAAGATCAAGCCCTTCACTCTTCCTAAATTGTGCGGGTATTCTAATCAAGCAATCCTCTCTTCCTTAGATTGTTCTCTTGTGCCCAAGCAAAAACTTAAGCGCCATAAATTGCATGTGGAAGATGAGGAAGAGTTTGCACATGATGATTCCGTAAGGGTGGGTTCTAAGAGGAACAGAAGTCACAAGGAGCATCAAGGACCtgtaactggttcttctggtgTCAGAAATTCACTCCCTAGGAATCAATTAACGAAGTGtgaaccaaattatccaaagttgaaattaagattttcaagGAAAATGATGGGAATAAAGATCGTTGAACCCCAGGTCCAGTGTCCTGTTTCTTTTAAGGTTGATGAGAAGATAGAACTGCTCTGTCAAGATAGTGGCATTCGAGGCTGCTGGTTTAGGTGTAAGATCTTGCAGGCATCTGAGAAGCGTCTGAAAGTTCATTACAATGATGTCCAGGATGCAGATGAAAGTGGCAATCTAGAG GAATGGGTCCTTGCATCTAGAGTTGCAGCTCCTGATAAATTGGGCATGAGATGCTCAGGCCGCTTGACAATTCGGCCAAGGCCTCCTGAGGATTTTACGGACTGTACGTTGGAGGTTGGCGCAGCAGTTGATGCATGGTGGAGTGATGGCTGGTGGGAAGGTGTTATAACTGGATTTGACACATCTGGAAATGATGCTGTGCATGTTTACTTCCCTG GCGAAGACAAGTTTCTTAAGCTCAAGAGAACGAATCTTCGAACTTCCAGAGATTGGGTAGGGAACAGATGGGTtgatataaaaccgaagcctgaCATACTCAGCTATTTATCTGAAAATGTCAGTCCTAGCTTGAAGCTCTCGATGTGTTCTACTTCAGCTGAAGCATCTGAGTGTGGTGGCTCTGCATTGTTGGAGCCCAAAGTTTTCACAACtcccaaacttgaagcagttgaaGAAGACAAGCAAGCATCACCCAATTTAGCCATACACAATGACCTCCTGGAAAAAATGAAGGGGGTCAATTTCAGTAAGCAATCTTGTAGCGATGATGAGGATGAAGATGGTGACAATAACAATAATGGTGATCTTGATTCTGCCAACCAGAGATGTGATTAG
- the LOC126726909 gene encoding uncharacterized protein LOC126726909, with translation MKTFFLRSQFNLLRCTTFTDSTSNPPFLAPIKTTSYPKHIKDLPTSVPLSKNTTIRRQNLVFPTKSNHISKPLVLELVPKCQTPLKEDLLQVYSNGYSRFVILGAVSLGLMLFLMGMDDQKALALGPEGPLVEEFWENVRRYGLYALTVSTGAIYTIFQPIFELLKNPISAILILTVFGGAIYIVSQVLSAMVGVSDFTYDYGY, from the coding sequence ATGAAGACCTTTTTCTTGAGATCCCAGTTCAATCTACTTCGTTGCACCACTTTCACCGATTCAACTTCAAATCCTCCATTCCTCGCACCCATCAAAACCACATCATATCCAAAACACATTAAAGATCTTCCCACATCTGTTCCACTTTCAAAAAATACTACCATCCGAAGACAAAATCTAGTTTTTCCTACAAAATCCAATCACATAAGCAAGCCCTTAGTCTTAGAACTCGTTCCCAAATGCCAAACTCCCTTGAAGGAGGACCTTCTTCAAGTTTACTCGAATGGGTATTCAAGGTTTGTTATATTAGGAGCTGTTTCTCTAGGACTGATGCTGTTTCTTATGGGAATGGATGACCAGAAAGCTTTGGCTCTTGGTCCAGAAGGGCCTCTGGTGGAAGAGTTTTGGGAAAATGTGAGAAGATATGGTCTATACGCTCTGACAGTCAGTACAGGTGCTATTTACACAATCTTTCAGCCTATATTCGAGTTGCTGAAGAATCCCATTTCAGCAATTCTCATCCTAACCGTCTTTGGGGGAGCCATTTACATTGTTTCTCAAGTTCTTTCTGCAATGGTTGGTGTATCTGATTTCACTTATGATTATGGATATTAG